The window AACCTTTCGTTTTTGCAACAGACAAACATTTTTGCTATAGAATCGGCATTATGATTACACCCTTTatctttgtgtgcgtgtgtaatgGAATTTTAATATTTGTGCTTTTCTTATAACTTAactaatttctgtgttcatgcaagtggctgACTGTACAAATCCTCACTAatagctgcaatttggcagtacgcccagaccttgttttgagaacaaacaaaatatctcagtttcaaggtcagCTTAGAGAGGAGAAGTCTGTCACATGTTAGGAAACAATATTGGTTGTTCACATGAATGGAAAAAAACCCAGTAATGATTaattaattatgctaaatcatgcaaatatcacttgtctgtgtatagccgtATATAAGACAGCTGCAGAGCTCCCGATTAACGTGTAATATGGTGCATTGACTTAGTTGGAACCTCCAGCGCGCTGACAAATAAACAATGACTCATTTAATAATGACTTCGAGTGTCCCTGTGTACGAATTTCCACGACAGGTCCTAAAGCTCCGACCTGGCTGCACTCCTCTTTCCGCAGTTATGGTTCCGGAACTGAGACACCCACTCACGTGGTTCCAAACGTTGAATAGGTATAACAATCTCCGGGGTGAAGCATTAATTCAAAAGATAAGaaatcacatttaaaaaaaaaaagtgatatgAAAGAAAAGTCAAGACTCTGGTAGGTACAGAGTTAGTTGGCAAACAAACTAATCATCCAATACAGCATTGCTGTCTGTTTCATCCAATCACAGAGCAGATACAAGTCACGTGATCGCTAACAGATCACATGACTTGTATCTGCTCTGTGATTGGACGATAGTGACCACAAAGCTCATGGTTAGTGTACGTTTTGGTGCTCTTTGAGACGGAAACTGACGAACAATAAAATCCAACGTATTTTTACCAACACAGATGGGCTCTACATCAACATATGAATTGTTTTGCGATCTCTGTAGAAAATAGAAAgtactgcatttcagtgctagaggcatcactacaggccctggtttgatcccgggctgtatcacaaccggccgtgatcgggagtcccatggggcacaattggcccagcgtcgtccatgttaggggagggtttggctgggggaaGGCCGtcataagaatttgatcttaactggcttgcctagttcaataaaggttcaatttaaacaATGACCATGCAGCTCGTTGTGTGGACCAGAGCTAGTCTGGCACACTCACACATAGCCAATCCCTCTGGTATAGCCATACAGTTTGTGGTGTAACTATCTTTATTAgcaaataataataacatatttTCTACTAATTTCAGGTTCATGGACAAGAAGCTTTCTCGTGAGTACTGATTCTGAATATCGATGGTTCTGCCGAGTTGAATTGACAAACTATGAATTATCTATTTGCATGCAAAGCCAACCAAGGCTTTGATTACATGAATTGACAAACCCAATTTACAATTTCTTAGCCATATGAAATAGAAAGTGTCTCCAATTTGGCTTGCCTCATTATTACTGTTGTTGAAATGTTGTCCacgggtgtaatcattagttcaAACGGAGAGTTTCTAGCGGACAAATTCTGGTATGTCCTTCCCTGTTCACTTTGCTAGCATTTTTATGAAACTTTTTGGAACAGAAGCTGTGTAATTAATGCGCCCCGGGTCTTCAAAGTTCTACATCTCGTTCCTCAGTGAAGCTGAACGGTGGCAGGCAGGTCCAAGGAGTCCTGCGAGGTTTTGACCCCTTCATGAACTTGGTGATGGATGAGTGCTTGGAGATGGCCCCTGGGGGAATACAGAACACCATAGGCATGGTGGTCAGTACCCAACGGCGTTGTCAACTACATTTACACACTACCTCTGGGGACAGACACATTTTGATTTTATTCATCAATGTGACCACACTTTTCTATGcgtgtaaataaaataaaaatatatatttttttctgtagGTGATCAGAGGAAACAGCATCATCATGTTGGAGGCACTTGAGAGAGTATGAGGGCGGGGATGACAGAATCATCTTGAAAGAAGTGGAATAATGGACATTACACTTTTTATGTAATTTCCTTGTTTTTCCTGTTGATAGATTATGTATTTGATACGTTTCGACAGATATTTCAGTTGGAAATGTTTTAATTTTGAAATCTTGTGAATAAACtgggtattttatttttatttttgcgcAAATGTGTTTTTTACCTCCACATGTTTCAAGCACTTGATGGATTACATTTAATGTAAAATTATAGTTAGGTGATAACATACAATATAGATATCTATTCAAACATTGAGGGCTATTACCCCTAATAAATTCGTGTTACTGACTGCCCCAATTTTTCACCTTTCTTTACACACGTGACTACAATTAATGGACACGGGTTGATTTCTCTGCAGTCAACACAAGGGGTCGCCCTCTCACTTCACACAGGCTTTCTATGGTAGAGAAAGGACTTTTATTTTGACGGGTTGATCACGTTTGTGTTGATTACGCAGAGCCGGTCTCTACCATTGGTTGCACAGTGTATTGAGGGTATGTGGAAAGTAGGTATGTCGGAGGAGGTTGGAAAAGCGTTACACGCGGTGGTAGACAGGGTAAATCAAGCGGCGGCACGTCGCCCCAAGGTAAGTCAAGTTGGGAAGAACCAGTATCTACTTTAGAGTCGTGCGAAATGGTCATATTTAAAAGCGGGGGTGGACCAGTTGTGTGTCAGGCAAAACACCTCAACCTTTGAGACGTTACACCATAAAATGCACATTGCATTTTGATATCACCTAATTAGCTAACAAACTTGGCGCTTTCCTATCGCATGGCCCGTGAAGCCAACTCTTACCACGCGGAGGGTTGTACACGAACTGCTCGCTGCTGCTGCAGTGATTATTCCACTATCATGTTGTTAACGTCAATGTTTCGTAAGTATTGCAAAACATTTATTCGATCAACTTCCGTGCACACCTGTTTAGTAATTGAATTAACGTTTGTATTAGTTCAATCGACACCATCCCACTACAATTGAACTAGCCTAGGCAGCCTATGATAGTGAGCGCTAGATCTGCACCACAGACAGTAATGTAGAGATCCTAAAATTGCTTCTCCAAATAGAAATCCCCGATGACACTTGTAGGCGATGTCGTCGTGACGTTGGCCATCTAATCTCATGCGTAGATTCACGTCATTGGGTCATAACGGTTGTATCGCGCCGAACTGCGCATGTGTAGGCCGTCAACTCAAAGGCACCCCTTTCGATATATTTGTAAAGTTGATGTTAATTTGAAGTTGTTTTTGACGGGGGAAAAAacactttcacgaggttggagttaataacatgttcaactacatTATTTAAGATATTGGCTCGAATCTAGGTAGTCTTTTTAGATTTCGAGAAATATAACTAAGGAATAATTGTTCActtctcattgatttatcaaaccCCGGCCTGGTAAATTTGGTATGTTTCGCAAGCGTTCCCGGAAGTGTTGCGGTGTtacgcctctgggtttagaaactgcACCATCGTCTAGGGTTGATTTTCCCAGCCGGTAGGTAataccagagaggaagagatgcCCAACTCGACGGAAAATCTATCTCCATCCAGCAGGTGGCGCTTTTTTGTTGTTTAGCCCACCAAGCAAGGACTTTCTGTGTAGAGGTCAATGACCACgttacatgcacaccaatatcccGTTATTCGGGATACTCAAGTATTCTGTTTTTGACTTGACACATATAAACATATCACGTTTACAATAACCCCAAAAAGCTTGTATCCCGGTTATGAGAAAGTCGGATAAGATGCCTGGGATATGCTGATCTTAGATGGGATACCGTGGCATGCAAACATCTTACCACATTTACTGCTGTTTTTCGCAGGCGGTCTGATACGGCTCAGTTTAACATCATGGGTGTTTAGAAATGTTTTTCTTcgtctgattgtcaaacaaatcactttgtAGGCTACACGTGCGCAGTTCGATACACCATAATTCCATAATGTATTTTGTTGGTACTCCGTACATTACCGTATAGGCTTCTGGCTACATTCAACCCTAATTTAGGCCACTTTCAATTTATAATTTCAGACATTTGGTAAGCTATATTATAATTGGTAGGCCATTTTTACATGCATCTTGTCttctgtcataacttgttgccccagaagactaaataaagtagtgttCACCAGAATAATATCTTGCATTGATATAATTAATGCATTTAGTAACCGGGGAGAACGCAAAAACACTGGGAAGATTGATcctgtggaaaatgtccaaatgttATCAGTTTGACCGGTTTTAAGGAAATGAAAAGTTGAGAAAATGATAAAACACGTTTCTGATAAGACTTTAGTTCGTTTTgggtgcatattttatgtggttgaaatactgtctGCTTGCATAAGAGTCAAAGATAACACAACACCGCATTCGCATTTTCTCAAGAGATGCTGAACGTAATAAATCATAAAGTAATGcatcattctgcaggagttagGATACATGTGAAAGGTCATAGATCTAAAAACTGTGTCCATATTTAAATTACTATTTCATTTAACCCATATTAGGAATATTCTGTTTAGTCACGGATAAAGGGATACTCGTGAGCGGGATATGAAAGGTGTATCTAAACATCTTATCCCAAATAAGACCTTAAGCGGGATATTAGCTACTATCTGGAAATACTGTGCGCACGTAAACTTGAACTCGGGGGTCCCGAGTTTCCGACATTAACCCAGCATTATTAAATATTGATTTAATTTTATATTTGATAAACAATACagaacatacacatacaaacgatAGCTACATCAcatctgcccagacccactagcctccacccccatctccagcgccCGCATCATTTTCCTCCACATGGCCTGAAACTGCACCATTTGGTTTCTCGCCGTAGCCCACGCatttaaaatatttaaataataaatcaCATCTTTCCATTGTGTTAAAGATGAGCGATGAGAAGAGAATCGATCAACCCATCGGATATCTCACTAATAATTTGAGTTCATTTGAACTCATTTCTGACACGACTAACGCGACATAATATCCAACTGCGTGGACAGACGCAGACAACCATTTCCGATTTCAATGACAGGTTGTCATCTTGTAAGGAAATTTCATCAGGCTAAAATAAGTGCATTTGGACAGTATATCTGGGTAGTGTTGTAAACGTTGCCACCGCAAACCCTAATGCCTAATCTTgaccacaccgctgaccctaatgcctaaccttgaccacactgctaaccctaatgcctaacttTGACCACACCGCTAACCCAAATGCCTAACCTTGACCTCACTGCTAACCccaatgcctaaccttaaccacaaccacactgctaaccctaatgcctaaccttgaccacactgctaaccctaatgcctaaccttaacctcactgctaaccctaatgcctaaccttaaccacaacctcactgctaaccctaatgcctaaccttaaccacaaccacactgctaaccctaatgcctaaccttgacCTCATTCTAACCCAAATGCCTAACCTTGACCTCATTCTAACCCAAATGCCTAACCTTGACCTCATTCTAACccaaatgcctaaccttaaccacaaccacactgctaaccctaatacctaaccttaaccacaaccacactgctaaccctaatgcctaaccttaaccacaaccacactgctaaccctaatgcctaaccttgaccacactgctaaccctaatgcctaaccttaaccacaaccacactgctaaccctaatgcctaaccttgacctcactgctaaccttaaccacaaccacactgctaaccctaatgcctaaccttaaccacaaccacactgctaaccttaaccacaaccacactgctaaccctaatgcctaaccttaacgacaaccacactgctaaccctaatgcctaaccttaaccacaaccacactgctaaccctaatgcctaaccttgacCTCACTGCTAACCCCAATGCCAGCGAGCACAAATCTTCATTGTCTACACCATCTATTTCTCTTCGTTCCATATTGTGCCCCCAATATGCCCTCCTGAAGGAGCACCAGATATGTACTGGACTGTCCTGAAGTAGTTCAGGTTTATCAAGATGTGACTATCCCTTTGTCTATGATGATGTCATCCACACATCCATTCATTTATTCACCATATATTATATTGCTCTTCTTTTTCCTCTGCTCTCCCATTCAAGACGTTGCCCGCGGTGCCGCCCCGCCTGGTAGCCGTGAGTAAGACCAAACCACCTGACATGGTGATCGAGGCGTACCGAAAAGGGCATCGCAATTTTGGTGAAAACTATGTGAGTATTTGTATTGAACATGTTATACAGTTACACATCACTTTTATTGCTAGTGTTACGTCATTGGTGGCTTTTTAACTTTTTAATTTGACTTTTAGGTGAATGAACTTGTGGATAAAGCATCAAATCCTCAGGTTGGTTCGAAGGTTTGAAGTCACATTATTCTTCATCTCATGACATGTCTATCCGACATCcgttaaaaatatttatttatgtcCTAATGTAGATTTTAGAATCATGCCCAGAAATCGAGTGGCATTTTATTGGCCATTTACAGAAGAATAATGTCAACAAACTTTTGGGTAAGTAACATCTTGTGAAACATGTTATGTTTTGTGTTTTCATATTTTTAATAGTGTAGTGTTCTGTTCAGGTGCACCAAAGGCCTCTATATTTAACGCTTTCAACATCAACTTCCATGTCTCCCAAAACCCTTAAATCTACTcacacatttaaaataaaataaaaaaagctgACATGTTTCATCTTTCGACCTCAAAATCGGTCTTTGTCAAGCTTTTAGAAACCTTTAGTGGAGCCGACAGATCTTAATTCTACTCACACACATCCCATAGGTGTACCAAACCTGTTCATGGTGGAGACGGTGGACTCAGCCAAGTTGGCCGACAAGGTGAACAGCTCCTGGCAGAGGTTAAGAGCAGCTAGTACGCAGAAGTTAAAGATCATGGTTCAGATCAACACCAGTGGGGAGGAAAgtaagtgtacacacacacacagcttggattTTATTGATGGCTCATGTACTGGAGGGATTTGTTGAGATGGCTCATGTACTGGAGGGATTTGTTGAGATGGCTCATGTACTGGAGGCATTTGTTGAGATGGCTCATGTACTGGAAACATGTATTGAGATGGCTGCTAACCCTAATCCCTGACCACagccacactgctaaccctaatgcctgacaacaaccacactgctaaccctaacttCACTGCAAACCCTAATGCCCAACCCTAACCTCACTGCAaatcctaatgtctaaccctaacctcactgcAAACCCTAATGCCCAACCCTAACCTCACTGCAAACCCTAATGCCCAACCCTAACCTCACTGCAAACCCTAATGCCCAACCCTAACCTCACTGCAAACCCTAATGCCCAACCCTAACCTCACTGCAAACCCTAATGCCCAACCCTAACCTCACTGCAAACCCTAATGCCCAACCCTAACCTCACTGCAAACCCTAATGCCCAACCCTAACCTCACTGCAAACCCTAATGCCCAACCCTAACCTCACTGCAAACCCTAATGCCCAACCCTAACCTCACTGCAAACCCTAATGCCCAACCCTAACCTCACTGCAAACCCTAATGCCCAACCCTAACCTCACTGCAAACCCTAATGCCCAACCCTAACCTCACTGCAAACCCTAATGCCCAACCCTAACCTCACTGCAAACCCTAATGCCCAACCCTAACCTCACTGCAAACCCTAATGCCCAACCCTAACCTCACTGcaaaccctaatgcctaaccacaACCTCACTGCAAaatcctaatgtctaaccctGACCTCACTGcaaaccctaatgcctaaccacaACCTCACTGCAAaatcctaatgtctaaccctGACCTCACTGcaaaccctaatgcctaaccacaACCTCACTGCAAaatcctaatgtctaaccctaaccacactgcaaaCCCTAATGCCTAACTACAACCTCACTGCAAaatcctaatgtctaaccctaaccacactgcaaaccctaatgcctaaccacgaccacactgctaaccctaatgcctaaccacgACCACACTTCTAACCCTAATGCCTGAccttaaaggggaatggaaacaccaGGATTTAGAACGTCAGCTAACTGTAACTGTGAATCTCCATATTGACATTGTTGCATCGCTGACAGGAGAGAAGATTTTGGAACTCCCCAAAATGTCTGAATTTACCGAGTAGCTCCGAGACTGAGAATGAGTTCATAACAGAGAATGAAATCACTTTAGTTAGGGAGCCAATAAACCTACTGAAGCTGTTCATGTTTGAGCCAAACTGCCAGATCAGAGTTTGTTCTCG of the Oncorhynchus kisutch isolate 150728-3 linkage group LG17, Okis_V2, whole genome shotgun sequence genome contains:
- the LOC109908367 gene encoding small nuclear ribonucleoprotein G; this encodes MSKAHPPELKKFMDKKLSLKLNGGRQVQGVLRGFDPFMNLVMDECLEMAPGGIQNTIGMVVIRGNSIIMLEALERV
- the plpbp gene encoding pyridoxal phosphate homeostasis protein, with the translated sequence MWKVGMSEEVGKALHAVVDRVNQAAARRPKTLPAVPPRLVAVSKTKPPDMVIEAYRKGHRNFGENYVNELVDKASNPQILESCPEIEWHFIGHLQKNNVNKLLGVPNLFMVETVDSAKLADKVNSSWQRLRAASTQKLKIMVQINTSGEESKHGLPPGETVNTVKHILSKCSALHFSGLMTIGRYGYDLADGPNPDFQALLSRRQEVCASLQLPLEDVELSMGMSTDFEHAIEVGSTNVRVGSTIFGNRDYPNTPTPSPERKSKVPTEETAKKMERLTVTEQ